The sequence GTTCATTAAATGCTGCAAATAAATCTAGTTCTGAATTTTCTTCAATTTCTACTCCTAGGTTATATAATTGTTTAATTGGAGCGTTACAAGCTAAGAAATCTTGTGGACGAGGTCCAAAAGAAATTATCTTTAAATCTTTTAATCCAAGTAAAGTAGTTGCAACTGGAATGAATTCTCCAATCATTTCTGCTACTTCTGCTGGTGTTCCTACTGGATATTCTGGGATGTAAGCTTTGATTTCACGAAGAGCTAAGTTGTAGCTTGCATTAAGCATTCCACAGTAAGCATCTCCACGATCATCTAATAATTTATCTCCAGCTTCTTCTGCTGCAGCAACAAACATAACTGGGCCACCAAATTCTTTAGCAAGTAGAGTTTCAGCAGTTTCTGGTCCGAAGTTTCCTAGGTAAACTACTAATGCGTTTACTCCTGCTTCTTTAACTTCAGCTAAAGCTTTTACCATATCTTTTTCATTTTCTACAGCAGTTGGACATTCATAAATATCACCAACAGTTGCTTTGTAAGCTTCAACTACAGCCTTTCTACGATTAACTGATAGTGACATTGGGAAACAATCACGGCTTACAGCAACAATTCCTATTTTAACTTCTGGTATATTATTCATAATTAATTCCTCCATTTTTTTAATTTTATATAGGTTGTTCACCTCATATTTGAATATATTAATTGTTTTATATTTAAATATATAAACATTATTTAAGAGATATATTTTCTCCAACTAATCCAATAAAGGCTCCTTGTGATCCTAAATCAGTATCTTTGTGTCCAATTAACCATTTGTTTCTTGCAAATAATAATGCATCTTCACCAGTTTTCTCCACTGATTTTTCTAAAGGAAGATTGGTATATTTTGGTAAAACAACTACACACTTAAATCCTGTATCTTCTACATTGCATGGAGCATAGTGAAGAGTAGTTGCATAAACTTCTATAGCAGTTCCTGCTGGTACAAGGAATGCTTCTATATTTGAAGTAGCATATGAGTAATCGTCTTCAATATCTTGTTGAGAACCTATAAGTAGTATAAGATCAGTCACTGCAATGTTTATTTCAGATGAACGATGATATTCTACTGCATTTAACATATAGTTATTACCATTGCAATATCCTATTTGTATTGGTAATCCACCATATTCTCTATTTTGTAGTTCATTAAATATATCTAAAGATTCTAACACCTTAACTGAAGGTTCATACACAACATCACTTGGTAATGGTGTAGAGTTCTTCATTGTTTCTATAATTTCGGAACAATCATAGCTTTTAAGAATTTGTCCATACTTTTTGAAAGCTGGATCTGTGACCTTTTTTATAACCATAATAAGCACACCTCTCTTAAATTTTAGTTTTATTTTATTTAATATAGAATATTGATTTGATATTTTAAATTAATGATAAGGTGAAGTTTTCACCTTATCATTAATCATTTAAGGCTTAATTACTTTAATAAAGCTAATGTCTTGTTTACAACATTTTCTACGGTAAATCCATATTGCTTAAATAATACACTAGCATTTCCTGACGCTCCAAATGTATCTAGAGAAATAACTTCTCCATCAAGACCTACATATTTATGCCATCCAAAAGAAGTTAAAGCTTCAACAGCAACTCTAGCTCTTACTGAGTTTGGCAATACACTTTCTTTATATTCTGATGATTGAGCATCAAATAAATCTAATGATGGCATGCTTACAACTCTAGCATCTACTCCATTAGCAGCTAATTCATCAGCTGCTTTGTAGATTAACTCTACTTCTGAACCTGAAGCCATAAGAATTACATCTGGTTGAGCTTTCTTAGAATCCTTAAGAATGTATCCACCCTTTAATGCTTCTCTACCGCTTTCAGCATATAGAGGTAGGTTTTGTCTTGTTAGCACTAAAGATGTTGGTGTAGTTCCATTAGTTACTGCATAATACCATGCTGCAGCAGTTTCCTTTGAATCAGCTGGTCTAAATACTGTCATGTTTGGCATACTTCTTAAAGCAGCTAATTGTTCTATTGGTTGATGAGTTGGTCCATCTTCTCCAACACCTATACTATCATGTGTTAAAACATAAGTTACAGGTAAGTTCATTAGAGCTGATAATCTCATAGAAC comes from Clostridium sp. TW13 and encodes:
- a CDS encoding DUF4867 family protein, yielding MVIKKVTDPAFKKYGQILKSYDCSEIIETMKNSTPLPSDVVYEPSVKVLESLDIFNELQNREYGGLPIQIGYCNGNNYMLNAVEYHRSSEINIAVTDLILLIGSQQDIEDDYSYATSNIEAFLVPAGTAIEVYATTLHYAPCNVEDTGFKCVVVLPKYTNLPLEKSVEKTGEDALLFARNKWLIGHKDTDLGSQGAFIGLVGENISLK